A DNA window from Trypanosoma brucei brucei TREU927 chromosome 11 chr11_scaffold01 genomic scaffold, whole genome shotgun sequence contains the following coding sequences:
- a CDS encoding glycosyl transferase has translation MSLPRRMCMFATCQSNRKSCSMRQSSVTSEGYRYSSTFAAGRLFDAVYVINLDRRPDRWEFATQQLSRAGFLHEEYVRFPAVDGRNVDLQKAHACGLISRLGLLRLQEPEHRRIWGMDLNPGAVGCALSHALLWAQIAASRHRSVLVVEDDSLFPQDFHHKYEARAKQVPSDWELLYVSGLDTAGQAPQLRVAEGVCRVPQMHRTTNCYVVSHRGARLLLDACFPVTYQLDTMMTLRTAGDGAGGVPYVTVPNCYTLQPPLVVQATRMGSDIQSASGGVCDRDEVEEERARCRAAGWEVQETGTLVP, from the coding sequence ATGTCACTACCAAGAAGAATGTGCATGTTTGCTACCTGTCAAAGCAACAGGAAGAGTTGCAGTATGCGCCAAAGCTCAGTGACTTCTGAGGGCTACCGGTATTCTTCTACATTTGCTGCGGGTCGGTTGTTTGATGCCGTGTACGTCATTAACCTTGACCGACGTCCAGACCGCTGGGAGTTTGCGACGCAGCAGTTGAGCCGCGCAGGTTTCCTTCATGAGGAATACGTTCGGTTTCCGGCAGTAGATGGCAGGAATGTTGATCTTCAGAAGGCACACGCATGCGGTTTGATTTCGCGGCTCGGGTTACTTCGTCTGCAGGAACCTgagcatcgccgtatttgggGGATGGACTTGAATCCCGGGGCTGTGGGATGCGCGTTAAGCCACGCATTGTTGTGGGCGCAGATCGCTGCGAGTCGTCATCGATCTGTTCTTGTTGTGGAAGACGATTCTTTGTTCCCGCAAGACTTTCATCACAAATACGAGGCTCGTGCAAAGCAAGTTCCAAGCGACTGGGAGCTGCTATATGTTAGCGGTCTTGACACGGCGGGGCAGGCTCCGCAGTTGCGAGTGGCTGAGGGTGTGTGTCGAGTGCCACAAATGCATCGTACAACAAATTGTTACGTGGTTTCGCACAGGGGTGCCCGCCTCTTGTTGGATGCTTGCTTCCCTGTAACTTACCAATTGGATACAATGATGACGCTGAGGACTGCGGGTGACGGCGCTGGTGGTGTACCTTACGTAACGGTGCCCAACTGTTATACACTGCAGCCTCCGCTGGTGGTGCAAGCGACCCGAATGGGTTCAGACATTCAAAGTGCGAGCGGTGGCGTATGTGATAGGGATGaggtggaagaggaaagggcaAGGTGTAGGGCCGCAGGGTGGGAAGTTCAGGAGACTGGAACCCTTGTACCGTAG
- a CDS encoding class-E vacuolar protein-sorting protein 24 (Vps24p), putative, with product MFSGWFKRVPPEEKAKEWRRQLNSEMRKLDLQIRKIQREEMKVKQTARQAAKKGDTVVLRMLAKEIIHSRKAVRRLHTARTQMNSVSMQLQQQVSQIKLAGRIEASAVVMTQMNQLMHIREVRESIQSLGREMTKAGLIEEMMNDTIDDVLDGDISDTELEDEVEKVVVEVTQGKMEGTVVGTSRLPEVQQEQEVENEGELESDDELVARLNMLRGTVS from the coding sequence ATGTTTTCCGGGTGGTTCAAAAGGGTGCCCCCCGAGGAAAAGGCCAAAGAGTGGCGGCGACAGTTGAACTCAGAAATGCGGAAGCTCGATCTTCAAATTAGAAAAATTCAAcgagaggaaatgaaggtGAAACAAACCGCCAGGCAGGCTGCAAAGAAAGGTGACACTGTGGTTCTGCGGATGTTGGCGAAGGAGATTATTCATTCTCGCAAAGCCGTGAGGCGCCTCCATACCGCACGCACTCAAATGAACTCCGTTTCTATGCAGCTGCAGCAACAGGTGTCGCAGATTAAGCTTGCTGGGCGCATCGAGGCAAGCGCTGTTGTTATGACACAGATGAATCAATTGATGCACATACGCGAGGTGCGCGAGTCGATACAGTCACTAGGCAGAGAGATGACCAAAGCCGGGTTGATTGAAGAAATGATGAACGACACGATTGACGATGTATTGGACGGGGACATCAGTGATACGGAACTGGAGGATGAAGTTGAGAAGGTTGTGGTGGAGGTTACGCAGGGGAAAATGGAGGGCACAGTGGTTGGTACATCGAGGCTCCCAGAAGTGCAACAGGAGCAAGAAGTGGAGAACGAAGGGGAGTTGGAGAGTGATGACGAGTTAGTGGCAAGGTTGAATATGCTTCGTGGGACTGTTAGTTGA